Proteins from a genomic interval of Amycolatopsis sp. cg13:
- a CDS encoding phosphatase PAP2 family protein produces the protein MIARRTLALFAALCALATLVLGLLVAPYAPGTVDQWADRSASTLSPGLLNALVLPTEPYVLIPAVVVIAGICLYQRSRRDALLAVAGPFLAIALNSWALKPVFDRWKEGTLVYPSGHTVSLVAVLTVVVLLVRFKAIAVAVGAVLVACAAVGMIGLGYHYLTDIAGGVCFAAAVVTALRAALSPRRAPEPSTG, from the coding sequence GTGATCGCCAGGCGGACTCTCGCCCTCTTCGCCGCGCTCTGCGCGCTCGCCACGCTTGTGCTGGGACTGCTCGTCGCGCCCTACGCACCGGGCACTGTGGACCAATGGGCCGACAGGTCCGCCTCGACGCTGAGCCCAGGCCTGCTCAACGCTCTCGTGCTGCCCACCGAGCCGTACGTGCTCATTCCCGCCGTCGTTGTCATCGCGGGAATCTGTCTCTACCAACGTTCTCGACGCGACGCACTGCTCGCTGTAGCAGGCCCGTTCCTCGCCATCGCCCTCAACAGCTGGGCGCTGAAACCGGTCTTCGACCGCTGGAAAGAAGGCACGCTCGTCTATCCGAGCGGCCACACCGTCAGCCTGGTAGCCGTGCTCACCGTCGTAGTACTGCTAGTCCGCTTCAAGGCAATCGCCGTCGCAGTGGGCGCGGTGCTGGTCGCTTGTGCCGCCGTAGGCATGATCGGCCTCGGCTACCACTACCTCACGGACATCGCCGGCGGCGTCTGCTTCGCCGCCGCCGTGGTCACCGCGTTGCGGGCGGCGCTGTCACCGCGTCGCGCGCCAGAGCCGTCAACCGGCTGA
- a CDS encoding EF-Tu/IF-2/RF-3 family GTPase, which yields MSLFSRRPAETPSGPFRFRISEIYQIPTRGVVVTGTVVDGTVQVGANAVVRLPGGPREVVVTRIETARRKRQSAEAGAEAGLYLSGLSTGDIPTVPGGDGQQQDNTGLSGVEVTSA from the coding sequence ATGTCGTTGTTCTCGCGCCGTCCGGCTGAAACCCCGTCCGGTCCGTTCCGTTTCCGGATCTCCGAGATCTACCAGATCCCGACGCGCGGAGTCGTGGTCACTGGCACGGTCGTCGACGGCACCGTCCAGGTCGGCGCGAACGCGGTGGTGCGGCTGCCCGGCGGCCCCCGCGAGGTGGTGGTGACGAGGATCGAAACGGCGCGCCGCAAGCGGCAGTCCGCGGAAGCCGGTGCTGAGGCCGGGCTCTACCTGTCCGGCCTCAGCACCGGTGACATCCCCACCGTGCCGGGCGGCGACGGGCAGCAGCAGGACAACACCGGGCTGAGCGGCGTCGAGGTGACGTCGGCCTGA
- a CDS encoding serine hydrolase domain-containing protein, with translation MGDIEIQGTVADGFEAVRDEFATAAEASAGVQLAVRVRGRLVVDLWAGDVTGETLTGVYSSTKGATTLVVALLVQDGVLDLDEPVARHWPEFAAAGKGGITVRDVLSHRSGVIGADGGLTAEELADDRAIAQRLAGQRPFWRPGSAYGYSGFAGFSIVAEVVRRATGRSVQEHFEERVREPHGLDLYLGLPEQEEHRYREVLAGEASAEELAAFQAYVPGPLSLGGIGYGLDSTPPLDQVAFVNTRRVRALGQASAGGIGSARGLAGLYAAAVSGLDGRPPLLEPGTLGEFAMLHSTGRDLVTGDAGQYALGFQAKGLRYPFLSANAFGHNGSAGSESFVDPRSGIAFGYTRRQFSATWSYPEHDRLAAAVHTAASR, from the coding sequence ATGGGGGACATCGAAATCCAAGGCACGGTCGCGGACGGCTTCGAGGCGGTCCGCGACGAGTTCGCCACGGCGGCCGAGGCGAGTGCGGGCGTGCAGTTGGCGGTCCGCGTGCGCGGGCGGCTGGTGGTCGATCTTTGGGCGGGCGACGTCACGGGGGAGACGTTGACCGGCGTCTACTCCTCGACCAAGGGTGCGACGACGCTCGTGGTGGCGTTGCTCGTGCAGGACGGCGTTCTCGACCTGGACGAGCCGGTCGCGCGCCACTGGCCGGAGTTCGCTGCCGCGGGCAAGGGCGGGATCACGGTGCGAGATGTGCTGAGCCACCGTTCCGGAGTGATCGGGGCGGACGGAGGGCTGACCGCCGAGGAACTTGCGGACGATCGGGCGATTGCCCAAAGGCTGGCTGGGCAGCGGCCGTTCTGGCGACCGGGATCTGCATACGGCTACAGCGGATTCGCCGGGTTCTCGATCGTTGCCGAGGTGGTTCGGCGGGCCACCGGGCGGTCGGTGCAGGAGCACTTCGAGGAGAGGGTGCGCGAGCCGCACGGACTCGACTTGTACCTCGGGCTGCCTGAGCAGGAAGAGCACCGGTACCGCGAGGTGCTGGCGGGGGAGGCGAGCGCGGAGGAACTGGCGGCGTTTCAGGCATACGTTCCGGGGCCGCTCAGCCTGGGCGGCATCGGCTACGGGCTCGACTCGACGCCGCCGCTCGATCAGGTGGCGTTCGTCAACACTCGCCGGGTGCGGGCGCTGGGGCAGGCTTCCGCTGGCGGGATCGGCAGCGCGCGCGGGCTGGCCGGGCTGTACGCGGCTGCCGTGTCCGGTTTGGACGGACGGCCGCCGCTGCTCGAACCCGGCACGCTCGGCGAGTTCGCCATGCTCCATTCCACCGGCCGCGACCTGGTGACCGGCGACGCGGGCCAGTACGCGCTCGGGTTCCAGGCGAAGGGGCTGCGGTATCCGTTCCTCAGCGCGAATGCGTTCGGGCACAACGGATCCGCCGGGTCCGAGTCCTTCGTGGACCCGCGCAGCGGCATCGCTTTCGGGTACACCCGGCGGCAGTTCTCCGCGACCTGGTCCTATCCGGAACACGACCGGCTGGCCGCGGCGGTCCACACGGCGGCCAGCCGGTGA